The Equus caballus isolate H_3958 breed thoroughbred chromosome 13, TB-T2T, whole genome shotgun sequence genome includes a window with the following:
- the ANKS4B gene encoding ankyrin repeat and SAM domain-containing protein 4B, with product MSTRYHQAASDSYLELLKEATKRDLNLCDEDGMTPTLVAAYHGNLEALEIICSRGGDPDRCDIWGNTPLHCAASNGHAHCVSFLINFGANIFALDNDLQSPLDAAASREQTECVALLDKAATAQNIMNPKKVTRLKEQAQKNARRHVKECERLQEKHQNKMARTYSKEESGTLSSSKGSFSRSSLSNASASGTFGSLSKGIKDSFKLKFKKNKDTAEQVGNESRSRQRNVMEVFREEEEEEDVFSGDFKEKLQFSAEEDSHVQHDSILNRPGLGNIVFRKNRLSSSGDISDSKRELGFKMSTEVLQRQGAVEADKAEVDEEGEEKTHEDDLPWDEDEVEWEEDVVDATPLEVFLQSHHLEEFLPIFVREQIDLEALLLCSDEDLQSIQMQLGPRKKVLNAINRRKQVFQQPGQLVDTSL from the exons ATGTCCACTCGCTACCACCAAGCTGCTAGTGATAGCTACCTGGAACTTCTGAAAGAGGCTACCAAGAGGGATCTGAACCTTTGTGACGAAGATGGCATGACTCCTACACTAGTGGCAGCCTACCATGGAAACTTGGAAGCCCTAGAAATAATCTGCAGCAGAGG GGGTGACCCCGATAGATGTGACATCTGGGGAAACACTCCTCTACATTGTGCAGCCTCTAATGGTCATGCCCATTGTGTCTCATTCCTGATCAACTTTGGTGCCAACATCTTTGCCCTGGACAATGACTTACAGTCTCCACTCGATGCAGCTGCCAGCAGAGAGCAGACTGAATGCGTTGCTCTCCTGGATAAGGCTGCCACAGCTCAGAACATCATGAACCCCAAGAAGGTCACCAGGCTGAAGGAGCAGGCTCAGAAGAATGCCAGGAGGCATGTTAAAGAGTGTGAGAGGCTCCAGGAGAAGCATCAAAATAAGATGGCCCGCACCTACAGCAAGGAGGAATCTGGGACTCTTTCTTCTTCCAAGGGCTCTTTCTCCAGGTCATCCCTTTCAAATGCTTCTGCTTCTGGTACATTTGGGTCATTGTCTAAGGGCATTAAAGATAGCTTCAAGCTAAAGTTCAAGAAGAACAAAGATACAGCAGAGCAGGTAGGGAACGAGAGCAGAAGTAGGCAGAGGAATGTGATGGAAGTGtttagagaggaggaggaagaggaagatgtaTTCTCAGGGGACTTCAAAGAGAAGCTCCAGTTCTCAGCAGAGGAGGACAGCCATGTGCAACACGATTCCATTCTAAACCGCCCAGGTCTAGGAAACATTGTTTTTAGAAAGAACAGACTATCAAGCTCTGGAGACATCTCAGACAGCAAGAGGGAGTTGGGGTTTAAGATGTCCACTGAAGTGCTTCAAAGACAGGGAGCAGTAGAGGCTGACAAAGCCGAGGTTGAcgaagaaggagaggaaaaaacccaTGAAGATGATCTGCCTTGGGATGAGGATGAAGTGGAGTGGGAAGAAGACGTGGTCGATGCTACTCCCCTGGAAGTGTTCTTGCAGTCCCATCACCTGGAAGAATTCCTTCCCATTTTCGTGAGGGAGCAGATTGATCTAGAAGCTCTGTTGCTTTGCTCTGATGAGGACCTTCAGAGCATACAAATGCAGCTGGGTCCCAGGAAGAAAGTTCTTAATGCCATAAACAGAAGGAAGCAGGTGTTCCAACAGCCTGGGCAGCTGGTAGACACCAGCCTCTGA